A DNA window from Equus przewalskii isolate Varuska chromosome 12, EquPr2, whole genome shotgun sequence contains the following coding sequences:
- the ZNF200 gene encoding zinc finger protein 200 isoform X4, which yields MAAKVVPMPPKPKRSFILRVPPDSKLGQDLLRDATSGPKTIHQLVLEHFLTFLPKPSMVQPSQKVKETLVIMKDVSSDLQNRVQPHPLVKLLPREGIRQKQETVSLCLKDKPEELMVFEDLNVFHSQEECVNLDPVQQPTSEKEGDSVGEMMLLDQP from the exons ATGGCTGCAAAAGTGGTTCCTATGCCCCCAAAGCCAAAGCGGTCTTTTATTTTGAGAGTTCCTCCAGACTCCAAGCTGGGCCAAGACCTACTTCGAGATGCTACTAGTGGGCCCAAGACCATCCACCAGCTGGTTCTGGAGCACTTCCTTACCTTCTTGCCCAAGCCAAGCATGGTCCAGCCCAGTCAGAAAGTCAAGGAGACCTTGGTTATTATGAAGGATGTGAGCTCAGACCTTCAGAACAGAG TGCAACCTCATCCCTTAGTGAAGCTTCTGCCCAGAGAAGGAATCCGGCAGAAACAGGAGACGGTGTCTCTGTGTTTAAAAGATAAGCCTGAG GAGCTGATGGTCTTTGAGGATTTGAATGTATTTCACTCCCAAGAAGAATGTGTGAACCTGGATCCTGTCCAACAGCCCacctcagagaaggaaggagacagtgtTGGGGAGATGATGCTACTCG
- the ZNF200 gene encoding zinc finger protein 200 isoform X3 — MAAKVVPMPPKPKRSFILRVPPDSKLGQDLLRDATSGPKTIHQLVLEHFLTFLPKPSMVQPSQKVKETLVIMKDVSSDLQNRVQPHPLVKLLPREGIRQKQETVSLCLKDKPEELMVFEDLNVFHSQEECVNLDPVQQPTSEKEGDSVGEMMLLGRSALS, encoded by the exons ATGGCTGCAAAAGTGGTTCCTATGCCCCCAAAGCCAAAGCGGTCTTTTATTTTGAGAGTTCCTCCAGACTCCAAGCTGGGCCAAGACCTACTTCGAGATGCTACTAGTGGGCCCAAGACCATCCACCAGCTGGTTCTGGAGCACTTCCTTACCTTCTTGCCCAAGCCAAGCATGGTCCAGCCCAGTCAGAAAGTCAAGGAGACCTTGGTTATTATGAAGGATGTGAGCTCAGACCTTCAGAACAGAG TGCAACCTCATCCCTTAGTGAAGCTTCTGCCCAGAGAAGGAATCCGGCAGAAACAGGAGACGGTGTCTCTGTGTTTAAAAGATAAGCCTGAG GAGCTGATGGTCTTTGAGGATTTGAATGTATTTCACTCCCAAGAAGAATGTGTGAACCTGGATCCTGTCCAACAGCCCacctcagagaaggaaggagacagtgtTGGGGAGATGATGCTACTCG